A genomic stretch from Methylophilus medardicus includes:
- a CDS encoding SCO family protein gives MHENVTEIVVNPAQQRKGRMVFLLLAVFFTVPLLVVVAMIKFDWRPTGKSYGELIQPPVSIMHTSHWVSDQQQALPAFWQDKWNMVLIARDCDAVCMQRLYDLRQIYVSLYKDMIRVQRVLITQQSDTTAIRARYPDLLIINGQPEQIVDLGRMLSNGGQNTLDAQRVYFIDPLGNVMMQYAPAIEAKWIRKDLVKLLKASWAG, from the coding sequence ATGCATGAAAACGTCACTGAAATAGTGGTCAATCCGGCACAGCAGCGCAAAGGGCGCATGGTTTTTTTGCTGTTAGCTGTATTTTTTACCGTGCCATTGTTGGTGGTGGTGGCGATGATTAAATTTGACTGGCGCCCCACCGGCAAAAGCTATGGCGAGCTGATTCAACCGCCCGTGTCGATCATGCACACCTCGCATTGGGTAAGTGATCAACAACAAGCTTTGCCTGCATTCTGGCAGGACAAATGGAACATGGTATTGATCGCGCGCGATTGCGATGCCGTTTGCATGCAACGCTTATATGACTTGCGCCAAATTTATGTGTCCCTTTACAAGGATATGATTCGCGTACAACGCGTATTGATCACTCAGCAAAGCGACACGACTGCGATTCGTGCCCGTTACCCGGATTTGTTGATTATTAATGGGCAGCCAGAGCAGATCGTCGATTTGGGGCGGATGCTCAGTAACGGTGGCCAGAATACCCTTGATGCGCAACGCGTTTATTTCATTGACCCCTTGGGCAATGTGATGATGCAGTATGCCCCAGCGATAGAAGCTAAGTGGATACGTAAGGATTTAGTCAAATTATTAAAGGCGTCTTGGGCGGGTTAA
- a CDS encoding COX15/CtaA family protein, with translation MFKTLSLLAAVVAFCVVVLGSYVRLSDAGLGCPDWPGCYGALSVPQSEIAIQNAQQAYPDKPLEHAKAWKEMAHRYLAGSLGLLVLALGILAYRQRRFIQTPWQLSAGLVVLISMQALLGMWTVTLLLKPVIVTLHLLGGMTTLALLSWVVFRHYSQPHIALPVGQQRWVRLALLVWLLQVMLGGWTSSNYAALACTDFPTCHGMWWPQMDLGEAFHLTRALGESRDGGQLHLSALTTIQWIHRLGALVVLVWMVISATLLWKQTASRGLAVGLLLIVLCQVLIGIGNLLLHLPLVLAVLHNAGAALLGVWLVAIHARLLNTSH, from the coding sequence ATGTTTAAAACGTTGAGTCTATTGGCTGCGGTAGTAGCGTTTTGTGTGGTGGTGTTGGGGTCTTATGTAAGGCTATCCGATGCCGGTTTGGGTTGTCCCGATTGGCCGGGTTGTTATGGGGCGCTCAGTGTGCCGCAGAGTGAGATCGCCATTCAAAATGCGCAACAAGCATATCCAGACAAGCCTTTAGAGCATGCCAAGGCCTGGAAAGAAATGGCACATCGCTATTTGGCCGGCAGTTTAGGACTGTTGGTGCTTGCTTTAGGGATATTGGCTTATCGCCAACGGCGTTTCATTCAAACGCCTTGGCAACTGTCAGCAGGCTTGGTGGTGCTGATTAGCATGCAGGCATTGCTTGGGATGTGGACGGTCACCTTGTTACTGAAACCAGTGATCGTCACCTTACATTTGTTAGGAGGCATGACGACTTTGGCCTTGTTGAGTTGGGTCGTCTTTCGCCACTACAGCCAACCGCACATCGCCTTGCCAGTGGGTCAGCAGCGCTGGGTGCGATTGGCATTGCTGGTGTGGCTATTGCAAGTCATGCTGGGGGGGTGGACCAGCAGTAATTATGCAGCCTTGGCATGTACCGATTTTCCGACTTGCCATGGCATGTGGTGGCCGCAAATGGACCTCGGTGAGGCATTTCACCTGACGCGCGCCTTGGGTGAAAGTCGTGATGGTGGTCAATTGCATCTGAGTGCGCTGACCACGATTCAGTGGATACATCGTCTTGGCGCCTTGGTGGTGTTGGTGTGGATGGTAATCAGCGCAACATTGTTATGGAAACAAACGGCCTCGCGTGGATTAGCCGTGGGGTTGTTGCTCATTGTGTTGTGCCAAGTATTGATTGGTATCGGAAATTTGTTGCTGCACTTGCCATTGGTGTTGGCGGTGCTACACAACGCTGGCGCAGCCTTGCTCGGTGTTTGGTTAGTAGCCATTCACGCCAGACTGTTGAATACATCACATTAA
- a CDS encoding putative bifunctional diguanylate cyclase/phosphodiesterase, translated as MKRPSYKQLPAITVVMHHSAFAAPSVLSGTQSHTAFSQMLSAPWLIIIALICTAILFLCLRFYQQTKRREADSRQQLWRQANVDFLTQLPNRHLLQQRLQQALAECHQSQQLLGVLLIDLDGFKDVNDIAGHTIGDRLLQNAALRIQSCAGHGSTTARLGGDAFVVMVPTISDVKGLHAISTHIVESLRSPFHIENNQYFVTASIGIAVYPEHCQTSEALLMFADQALHAAKRAGKDQYQFFNKSLHREFQERLSITQDLRSAIANGEFHLVYQPIYRLRDHRLVKAEALIRWQHPTRGAIAPAVFIPLAEACGLIIDIGKWVFDTVLQDLATIDLLHLQGTQISINISPVQFAHPQPLRAFIQRLQYSNIPCERFCFEITEGLLLEPSKITQDTLNALKQAGIKLSIDDFGTGYSALGYLKKYHIDYVKIDQSFIKHIERDNYAFVLCRSIIQMAHELDIKLIAEGVENASQENILKVIQCDYIQGFLHGKPAPFSTLLTQAYQQTKSVQVPHLFNSDTKH; from the coding sequence ATGAAGAGACCGAGCTACAAACAATTACCCGCCATCACCGTTGTGATGCATCACAGTGCTTTTGCCGCCCCTAGCGTGCTGTCAGGCACGCAATCCCATACGGCTTTCAGCCAGATGCTATCAGCGCCGTGGCTCATTATCATCGCGCTCATTTGCACGGCAATCCTGTTTCTATGTTTGCGCTTTTATCAGCAGACAAAACGGCGCGAAGCTGACAGCCGTCAACAACTTTGGCGCCAAGCCAATGTTGATTTCCTGACTCAATTACCAAATCGCCATCTGTTGCAACAACGTCTGCAACAAGCGCTGGCCGAGTGCCATCAATCGCAACAATTATTGGGGGTGTTACTGATTGATCTCGATGGTTTTAAGGATGTGAATGATATTGCCGGCCACACCATTGGCGATCGCTTGCTGCAAAATGCAGCCTTGCGCATCCAATCTTGCGCAGGTCACGGCAGCACAACGGCGAGGTTGGGCGGGGATGCGTTTGTGGTGATGGTCCCAACAATAAGCGATGTTAAGGGGTTACATGCCATCAGCACCCACATTGTAGAAAGTTTACGCAGCCCTTTTCATATTGAAAACAATCAATATTTTGTCACCGCCAGCATCGGCATCGCGGTCTATCCTGAGCATTGCCAAACCAGTGAAGCGTTACTCATGTTCGCCGATCAGGCATTGCACGCCGCCAAGCGTGCTGGCAAAGATCAATATCAATTCTTTAACAAAAGCTTGCACCGCGAATTCCAAGAGCGCTTGTCAATCACACAGGATTTACGCTCTGCGATCGCCAATGGCGAATTCCACCTCGTCTATCAACCCATTTACCGCTTGCGCGATCATAGACTAGTCAAGGCAGAAGCGCTGATCCGTTGGCAACACCCGACACGTGGTGCCATCGCGCCCGCTGTGTTTATTCCACTGGCCGAGGCGTGTGGCTTAATCATAGACATCGGTAAGTGGGTTTTCGATACCGTCCTGCAGGATCTTGCCACGATTGATCTGCTGCACCTGCAAGGTACGCAAATCAGCATCAACATTTCGCCGGTACAATTTGCCCACCCGCAACCATTGCGGGCGTTCATTCAACGGCTGCAATATTCTAATATCCCCTGCGAACGTTTTTGCTTCGAGATCACTGAAGGCTTGCTACTCGAGCCATCCAAAATCACCCAAGACACCTTGAATGCCCTGAAACAAGCGGGCATTAAGCTATCCATAGACGATTTTGGCACTGGCTATTCGGCGCTCGGTTATCTAAAAAAATACCACATTGATTATGTCAAAATTGACCAATCATTCATCAAACATATTGAGCGAGATAACTATGCCTTTGTGTTGTGCCGATCCATTATTCAAATGGCGCACGAGCTGGATATCAAACTGATTGCGGAAGGGGTTGAAAATGCCAGCCAAGAGAACATTCTCAAAGTGATTCAATGCGACTATATACAAGGATTTTTACACGGCAAGCCCGCACCGTTTAGTACATTGCTGACACAAGCCTACCAACAGACCAAGTCAGTGCAGGTGCCGCATTTGTTTAACAGTGACACAAAACATTGA
- the ctaD gene encoding cytochrome c oxidase subunit I, producing the protein MSTTTVAHHDEHHDHPTGIMRWLTTTNHKDIGTMYLTFSLVMFLVGGSMILGIRAELFKPGLQLMNPEFFNQLIGVHALIMIFAALMPAATGFANWMLPLQIGAPDMALPRLNNWGFWILPPSAILLTLPFTLALFGVGDGALATGWTFYPPLSVQGGIGVDFAIFAVHLLGISSVLGSINIIVTIYNMRAPGMTLMKMPMFAWGWLITAFLLIATIPVLAGAVTMLLTDRHFGTHFFDAAGGGDPIMFQHLFWFFGHPEVYILLLPVWGFIPQILQTFSRKPMYGYKAQVYSLWAIGALAVVVWAHHFFTAGMPVPALLYFMYSTMAISLPLAVLFYCWIRTMWKGSMSFETPMLFTVGWIILFGIGGLTGLVLADVAADAQYHNSYFVVAHFHYTLFAGGIMGIMAGVYYWLPKMTGHMYNEKLGKLHFWLTAISFNVTFIPQFFVGLAGMPRRIPDYALQFAEFNMISTVGAFVLGLSQLLFVYIIISCVKGGQKATDRVWEGAQGLEWTLSSPPPYHSFTEQPVVK; encoded by the coding sequence ATGAGTACTACAACCGTAGCACATCATGATGAGCATCACGATCACCCGACTGGGATTATGCGTTGGTTAACAACCACTAACCATAAAGATATCGGCACCATGTACCTAACGTTTTCGTTGGTGATGTTTTTGGTCGGGGGCTCAATGATTTTGGGCATCCGTGCCGAGCTGTTCAAACCCGGTTTGCAATTAATGAACCCTGAGTTTTTTAATCAACTGATTGGTGTGCATGCGCTGATCATGATTTTTGCAGCGCTGATGCCCGCCGCCACTGGTTTTGCTAACTGGATGTTACCGCTGCAGATCGGTGCGCCAGATATGGCCTTGCCACGCTTGAATAACTGGGGTTTCTGGATTCTGCCGCCTTCAGCCATTTTATTAACATTACCATTTACGCTTGCCTTGTTTGGGGTAGGCGATGGTGCGCTGGCGACCGGTTGGACATTTTATCCGCCACTTTCGGTGCAAGGGGGCATTGGGGTCGACTTTGCTATTTTTGCGGTTCACCTGCTGGGTATCTCCTCGGTGCTGGGTTCCATTAACATTATTGTGACTATTTACAACATGCGCGCGCCAGGCATGACATTAATGAAAATGCCAATGTTTGCTTGGGGTTGGTTGATTACCGCTTTCTTGCTGATTGCAACGATTCCGGTGCTGGCAGGCGCCGTCACCATGCTGCTGACAGATCGTCATTTTGGCACACACTTTTTTGATGCCGCCGGTGGTGGTGATCCGATCATGTTCCAACACTTGTTCTGGTTTTTCGGCCACCCAGAAGTTTATATCCTGTTGTTGCCGGTTTGGGGTTTCATTCCACAAATTCTGCAAACGTTCAGCCGTAAACCAATGTACGGTTACAAAGCGCAAGTCTACTCGTTGTGGGCGATTGGTGCCTTGGCTGTGGTCGTTTGGGCACACCACTTCTTCACCGCTGGGATGCCGGTGCCGGCCTTGTTGTATTTTATGTATAGCACCATGGCGATTTCACTGCCTTTAGCGGTGCTGTTCTACTGCTGGATTCGCACCATGTGGAAAGGCTCAATGAGTTTTGAAACGCCGATGTTGTTCACTGTCGGCTGGATTATATTGTTTGGTATTGGCGGTTTGACCGGCTTGGTGCTGGCAGATGTGGCTGCCGATGCGCAATATCACAATAGCTACTTTGTCGTGGCGCACTTCCACTACACCCTGTTTGCGGGTGGCATCATGGGCATCATGGCTGGCGTGTACTACTGGCTGCCAAAGATGACCGGTCACATGTATAACGAAAAACTTGGCAAGCTGCACTTCTGGTTAACAGCCATCTCATTCAACGTGACTTTTATTCCGCAGTTTTTTGTCGGGCTGGCAGGCATGCCACGCCGGATTCCTGACTATGCATTGCAATTTGCTGAATTCAATATGATTTCAACCGTGGGTGCATTTGTCTTGGGTCTTTCTCAATTGCTATTTGTGTACATCATCATTAGCTGTGTAAAAGGTGGACAAAAAGCCACTGACCGTGTTTGGGAAGGTGCGCAAGGATTGGAGTGGACATTATCGTCCCCACCGCCTTACCACAGCTTCACTGAGCAGCCTGTTGTTAAATAA
- a CDS encoding SURF1 family protein: protein MQIPLGMYVVRVRWLVVCVMVVAIWSCVRLGLWQWHKAEQKQAITRALTHHAGAIQLQASDLDSNAKVDALHLQTVSLKGMYLPQFNFFLDNQLAEGRAGFHVLTPFLLQDKTHVVWVNRGWIAGFVDHQKIPHIDTSSSEQLITGLFWKQTKTGFRLDKPAETWQTVQPVIDFAYLRQHVPYIFSDVVLKLDPASAEGYLREWDVPTGQVEKHLSYAYQWFGFALATVAIGLYQMIEKRV from the coding sequence ATGCAAATACCCTTGGGAATGTATGTCGTTCGTGTGCGCTGGCTGGTGGTGTGTGTGATGGTGGTCGCAATCTGGAGTTGTGTCAGGTTGGGGTTATGGCAATGGCACAAAGCGGAACAGAAGCAGGCAATCACGCGTGCATTGACGCATCATGCCGGCGCAATTCAGTTGCAGGCCAGCGATTTAGATAGCAATGCCAAGGTCGACGCTTTGCATCTGCAAACCGTGTCTCTCAAGGGCATGTATCTGCCGCAATTCAATTTTTTTCTCGATAACCAGTTAGCGGAAGGGCGTGCTGGTTTTCATGTGCTGACCCCCTTTTTGTTGCAGGACAAAACACACGTGGTGTGGGTGAATCGTGGCTGGATTGCCGGGTTTGTTGACCACCAGAAAATACCGCATATTGACACCTCGTCCTCCGAGCAATTGATTACGGGCTTGTTCTGGAAGCAAACCAAAACCGGATTCCGTTTAGACAAGCCGGCGGAGACTTGGCAGACGGTGCAACCCGTGATCGACTTTGCTTATTTGCGTCAGCATGTGCCATATATTTTTTCGGATGTCGTACTCAAGCTTGACCCAGCCAGTGCTGAGGGTTATTTGCGTGAATGGGATGTGCCAACTGGGCAAGTGGAGAAACATCTCAGTTATGCCTACCAGTGGTTTGGCTTCGCCTTGGCAACGGTTGCCATTGGCTTGTATCAGATGATAGAAAAACGGGTGTGA
- the cyoE gene encoding heme o synthase → MQTTWITQLATARMSARSFYALCKPRVTALIVFTAMIGMFMATPGMVPLQTLLVATVGIAFASGAAAAFNCLIEYKIDAMMARTRARPLPTGQLSQMETLLFASVLGGLGLSMLYYWVNPLTMWLTLGTFVGYAVIYTVFLKPATPMNIVIGGASGAMPPILGWAAVNNTVSPEALVMFLIIFAWTPPHFWALALYRREEYAKVGMPMLPVTHGEQFTLLHIVLYTIILVVVSMMPFGLGMSGWLYLAAAAILNCVFMYYVVSLYRHYSDALAKTTFKYSILYLSLIFAALLLDHYLV, encoded by the coding sequence ATGCAAACAACCTGGATAACCCAATTGGCCACAGCAAGAATGAGCGCCCGCAGCTTTTATGCGCTATGTAAGCCGAGGGTGACGGCCTTGATCGTCTTTACGGCGATGATTGGTATGTTTATGGCAACGCCCGGTATGGTGCCACTGCAGACATTGCTGGTAGCGACCGTGGGGATTGCTTTTGCCTCTGGGGCGGCGGCAGCATTTAATTGCCTGATTGAGTATAAGATTGATGCCATGATGGCACGAACCCGTGCGCGGCCCTTGCCCACTGGCCAACTTTCACAAATGGAGACCTTGCTATTTGCCAGTGTGTTGGGCGGCCTTGGTTTGAGCATGCTGTATTATTGGGTGAATCCGCTGACCATGTGGCTCACGTTGGGGACGTTTGTCGGTTATGCGGTCATCTACACCGTGTTTCTCAAGCCAGCCACGCCAATGAATATTGTGATCGGTGGCGCTTCGGGTGCAATGCCGCCTATTCTCGGTTGGGCCGCAGTCAACAACACGGTATCGCCGGAGGCCTTGGTGATGTTTCTAATTATTTTCGCCTGGACGCCACCCCATTTTTGGGCCTTGGCTTTATACCGCCGTGAAGAATATGCAAAAGTTGGCATGCCCATGCTGCCCGTTACGCATGGCGAGCAATTCACATTGCTGCATATTGTGCTCTATACCATTATTCTGGTGGTCGTTTCTATGATGCCGTTTGGCCTGGGCATGAGTGGTTGGTTATATCTGGCCGCTGCTGCGATATTGAACTGCGTGTTTATGTACTATGTGGTGAGTCTGTATAGACATTATTCAGATGCGTTGGCCAAAACCACATTTAAGTATTCTATTTTATATTTGAGCCTGATTTTTGCTGCGCTGCTGTTAGATCATTATCTGGTTTAA
- a CDS encoding PsiF family protein, which yields MNKLVIALLLSGICLSANAGPQQEKMKTCNADAKTKALAGDERKAFMKACLSADGASSGLTAQQNKMKTCNADAKTKALAGDERKAFMKTCLSAK from the coding sequence ATGAATAAACTGGTGATTGCCTTGTTGTTGTCTGGAATCTGTCTATCTGCTAATGCGGGCCCGCAGCAAGAAAAAATGAAAACCTGTAATGCCGATGCTAAAACTAAAGCACTGGCAGGGGATGAACGCAAAGCCTTTATGAAAGCCTGTCTGTCTGCGGACGGGGCAAGTAGCGGCCTCACCGCACAACAAAACAAAATGAAAACCTGCAATGCCGATGCTAAAACCAAAGCACTGGCAGGCGATGAACGCAAAGCGTTTATGAAAACCTGTTTGTCCGCAAAATAA
- a CDS encoding twin transmembrane helix small protein: protein MIIKIVTILILITIVGSLFSALLFLLKDKRGSDRTVKALTMRIGLSIFLFLGLITAAHFGYIGHTL, encoded by the coding sequence ATGATCATTAAAATTGTCACCATTTTGATACTGATTACTATTGTCGGCAGTCTATTCTCTGCCCTGCTTTTTTTGCTGAAAGATAAGCGCGGTTCTGACCGCACAGTTAAAGCACTGACCATGCGAATCGGCTTATCCATCTTTCTGTTTCTTGGTCTGATTACCGCCGCACATTTTGGCTATATCGGCCACACGCTTTAG
- a CDS encoding cytochrome c oxidase subunit 3 — translation MASHSENHYFVPHGSIYPALISVGLLSMASGFVFNVTGSDTRLDGSFKNPALSYLATPGKYMMYFGLAVILTMMFKWLSAVVTESLTGQYKKWEDKSFRIGMIVFICSEVAFFAAFFGALFYMRVLSVPDLASYAPDITPYKDFLSAWPSQGPGGTVLGETYKPDPAFHPMSWSGLPLINTLLLLSSGATITWAHWGLIKNNRKQLIIGLFLTIALGITFLCCQAAEYHHAYTEMGLTLKSGAYGATFFMLTGFHGFHVTIGTLMLIVIWLRSIKGHFTPEHHFGFEGVAWYWHFVDVVWLGLYIFVYML, via the coding sequence ATGGCTAGTCATTCAGAAAATCACTATTTTGTCCCGCATGGCAGCATCTACCCGGCATTGATTTCTGTCGGTTTGCTGTCGATGGCCAGTGGTTTTGTTTTTAACGTCACCGGTTCGGATACGCGCCTAGACGGCTCTTTTAAAAATCCAGCGTTATCTTATTTAGCGACCCCTGGTAAATACATGATGTATTTTGGTCTGGCTGTGATCCTGACCATGATGTTCAAGTGGCTGAGCGCGGTTGTTACTGAAAGCCTGACTGGGCAATATAAAAAGTGGGAGGATAAATCCTTCCGTATTGGCATGATCGTGTTTATTTGTTCTGAGGTGGCTTTTTTTGCAGCTTTTTTTGGCGCACTGTTTTATATGCGGGTGCTCTCGGTGCCCGATTTGGCCTCCTATGCGCCAGACATCACCCCCTACAAAGACTTTTTGAGTGCTTGGCCGTCGCAAGGCCCCGGTGGAACGGTACTCGGTGAGACTTACAAACCTGATCCAGCATTTCATCCGATGTCATGGAGTGGTTTGCCGTTGATCAATACGCTGTTGTTGCTGAGCTCAGGTGCCACGATTACTTGGGCCCATTGGGGCTTAATCAAGAATAATCGTAAGCAACTGATTATAGGCCTGTTTTTGACGATTGCCTTGGGGATTACCTTTTTGTGTTGTCAGGCGGCGGAATATCACCATGCTTACACTGAAATGGGGTTGACGCTGAAGTCTGGGGCGTATGGCGCGACGTTTTTTATGCTCACAGGGTTTCATGGCTTTCATGTAACTATCGGTACTCTGATGTTGATTGTGATTTGGTTACGCAGTATTAAAGGCCATTTTACCCCTGAGCATCATTTTGGCTTTGAAGGCGTGGCTTGGTACTGGCACTTTGTCGACGTGGTTTGGTTAGGCCTCTACATTTTCGTCTACATGCTTTAA
- a CDS encoding cytochrome c oxidase assembly protein gives MALERAQLAANKKLALKLVWIIAGALLFAFALVPLYDVICTVTGLNGKTNTSAASAAKAVVDLKREVTVQFVSSVMPGLGWNFYPKQSSVVVHPGQVTTVMFEAKNTTNVEVAGQAIPSVTPGKASAHLKKIECFCFVRQTLKPGEVRALPLRFFVSADLPKDVQEMTLSYSFFPASQ, from the coding sequence ATGGCATTAGAGCGAGCGCAACTGGCAGCAAATAAAAAGCTGGCATTGAAGTTGGTGTGGATTATTGCAGGTGCGCTGTTGTTTGCGTTTGCACTGGTGCCGCTGTACGACGTGATATGTACAGTCACCGGACTAAACGGTAAAACCAATACTTCGGCAGCGAGTGCAGCAAAAGCGGTGGTGGATCTAAAACGTGAGGTCACTGTGCAATTTGTGTCCTCGGTGATGCCCGGTTTGGGGTGGAACTTTTACCCCAAGCAAAGCAGTGTCGTGGTGCATCCGGGTCAAGTGACTACGGTCATGTTTGAGGCGAAGAATACGACTAATGTCGAGGTCGCCGGTCAGGCAATACCGAGTGTCACGCCGGGCAAAGCATCCGCACATTTGAAGAAGATTGAGTGTTTCTGTTTTGTTAGGCAGACGCTCAAACCAGGGGAGGTAAGAGCGCTGCCGCTACGGTTTTTTGTCAGTGCAGACTTGCCTAAAGATGTTCAAGAAATGACTTTGTCGTATTCATTTTTTCCGGCAAGTCAATAA
- a CDS encoding SMP-30/gluconolactonase/LRE family protein, giving the protein MDTRQRLSSLITTLLATASCTVWADSNEVRANLHKLHVPAGFSIEVYADVPGARQMAIGTNGNVYVGTRGNKVYAVVDKNKDHKADQVVTILDDLKVGNGVAMVDGHLYVAEQHRITRYAAPDFDLTLPFKAMREVIYDQLPDKAHHGWRYLAVGPDNKLYVTLGAPCNICDPVGLEASIIRMNPDGSQVETFAKGVRNSVGMDFQPGSNTLFFSDNGVDLLGPDVPHDELNAAPKAGLHFGFPYFAGGDAQDPNWKNKTPPMAVTAPVAEFQAHTANLGFKFYTGKQFPAEYQGNAVIAQHGSWNRKTPVGYQLVRVIFDAQHQVKETKPFIDGWLSAEGEVWGRPNDVLQLPDGSLLVSDDYNGVIYRISYDAKTQGAMAPATEANTLHDFAMPESVFATPAGVRYVSEIGEFGKLGDGKITRIAVDGSRTMLAEGLNDPKGIDMFDGQLYVADIDRVVRIDTASGVQSVIAAPKAFPKPPVFLNDIEIDGLGNVYVSDSGDDHGRGAGIFKIAPNGKLTQVLGANAGIQRPNGLLMDGPDRLLVADFGTGKLFSVQIGPKKPRVTLLNQGFGGADGLVRDAHGMLYVSDWAGGNVWQLTEPKATPQRLIQGYQSAADISLSADGRALFVPDMKAGTLHQTPIHE; this is encoded by the coding sequence CCAAATGGCCATAGGCACAAACGGCAATGTGTATGTAGGCACCCGTGGCAACAAAGTCTACGCGGTGGTTGATAAAAATAAAGACCACAAAGCCGACCAAGTGGTCACCATTCTCGATGATTTGAAAGTGGGCAATGGCGTGGCGATGGTCGACGGCCATTTGTATGTGGCAGAGCAACACCGCATCACGCGTTATGCCGCACCCGATTTTGATTTAACACTGCCGTTCAAGGCGATGCGCGAGGTCATCTACGACCAGTTACCAGACAAAGCCCACCATGGTTGGCGTTACCTCGCCGTCGGCCCAGACAACAAGCTGTATGTCACCTTGGGCGCCCCTTGTAATATTTGTGACCCCGTAGGCCTAGAGGCTTCGATTATCCGCATGAATCCAGATGGCAGCCAAGTGGAAACCTTTGCCAAGGGTGTACGTAACTCGGTCGGGATGGACTTTCAACCGGGCAGTAATACCCTGTTTTTTAGCGATAATGGCGTGGACCTGCTCGGGCCCGATGTGCCTCATGATGAACTGAATGCAGCGCCCAAAGCAGGCTTGCATTTTGGCTTTCCTTACTTCGCTGGCGGCGATGCACAAGACCCAAACTGGAAAAACAAAACGCCACCGATGGCCGTCACGGCGCCTGTGGCTGAATTTCAAGCACACACGGCTAATCTTGGTTTTAAGTTTTACACTGGCAAGCAGTTTCCAGCCGAATATCAAGGCAATGCGGTGATCGCGCAGCATGGTTCATGGAATCGCAAAACGCCGGTTGGCTACCAACTCGTCCGCGTCATCTTTGACGCGCAGCATCAAGTCAAAGAAACCAAACCGTTTATCGATGGCTGGTTGAGTGCAGAAGGCGAAGTCTGGGGGCGCCCCAACGATGTGTTGCAATTGCCGGACGGCTCATTACTGGTGTCGGATGATTACAATGGTGTGATTTACCGGATCAGCTATGATGCAAAAACACAGGGTGCGATGGCCCCCGCGACTGAAGCCAATACCTTGCATGATTTTGCCATGCCGGAATCTGTGTTTGCCACCCCTGCAGGGGTGCGTTACGTGTCTGAAATCGGCGAATTTGGTAAATTGGGAGATGGCAAAATTACCCGCATCGCAGTCGACGGCAGCCGAACCATGCTGGCTGAGGGCTTAAATGATCCCAAAGGCATCGATATGTTTGACGGGCAATTATATGTCGCCGATATAGATCGGGTTGTGCGTATCGATACTGCGAGCGGCGTGCAATCAGTGATTGCAGCACCCAAGGCTTTTCCAAAACCGCCTGTATTTTTAAATGATATTGAAATCGACGGCTTGGGCAATGTGTATGTCTCAGACAGTGGCGACGATCATGGCCGCGGTGCAGGCATTTTCAAAATTGCACCCAATGGCAAACTGACACAGGTGCTTGGCGCTAATGCAGGCATTCAACGACCCAATGGTTTGCTGATGGATGGCCCGGATCGTTTATTGGTCGCAGACTTTGGCACGGGTAAATTATTTAGTGTTCAAATTGGCCCGAAAAAACCCCGCGTCACATTGCTCAATCAGGGGTTTGGCGGCGCCGATGGTTTGGTCAGAGACGCGCATGGGATGCTTTATGTCAGTGACTGGGCGGGCGGCAACGTCTGGCAACTGACTGAGCCAAAAGCCACACCACAACGGCTGATACAGGGCTATCAGTCGGCGGCGGATATCAGCTTATCAGCAGATGGCCGTGCACTATTCGTACCTGACATGAAAGCTGGCACCTTACATCAAACTCCCATTCATGAATGA